A part of Ptychodera flava strain L36383 chromosome 11, AS_Pfla_20210202, whole genome shotgun sequence genomic DNA contains:
- the LOC139144510 gene encoding golgin subfamily A member 6-like protein 24, protein MPDSGHYDFLKPISSSITVPTCRQQCKREWIQKKRADPNFKQNEKETDLIRKKRKRCDEENKAQEQQADLFRKRAKRIDETYKANEQVKDKIRKQCVRSDKDYKMTEKEKDQIRKKLKRCHTQHKTTEQQKDLIRKKTIRRDKQYKAKEQQNQAIYKKTMRLDKQYKATEQQRDVIRKKTVRLDKKYKTTEQQNQAMYKITMRLDKQYKAKEQQKDVIRKKAVRTDKQYKATEQQRDVIRKKAVRLDEQYKATEQQKDVIRKKAVRTDKQYKATEQQKDVIRKKAVRTDKQYKATEQQKDVIRKRAVRLDKGYKAKEQQKDVIRKKNRRLDEAYICTEKISNALFKKNRRIDAHYKQKERLKNKISKSKKRLNVFHRLKEKAANATTMRKSRLNIAYREKERVRNTIAMMKRRTNENYRAKERLHDNRQKQNQRHYNADSELNINKAQITSNRDQNHQNLLHVTTNTENDTNKTSNTKDCPNLPEQTNVTSDTESDDEWTEVTNIDDRATGNLDTLLTPETTDIDNDGAYCYAPGERNKPMEETQNQLKEHYVKIKAELDNMCMGDDITFEEFLSKLKLDEQTYIDAIRSSLATDKVFLKRTPNDQN, encoded by the exons ATGCCAGACAGTGGACATTATGATTTTCTGAAACCCATTTCAAGTTCCATCACAGTTCCTACATGTAGACAGCAGTGCAAGAGAGAATGGATTCAAAAAAAGAGGGCTGatccaaatttcaaacaaaatgagaaagaaaCCGATTTAattagaaagaaaagaaaacgatgtgatgaagaaaacaaagcacAAGAGCAACAGGCAGATTTATTTCGAAAAAGAGCCAAGCGGATAGATGAAACTTACAAAGCTAATGAAcaagtgaaagacaaaattcGAAAACAATGTGTTCGTTCAGATAAAGATTATAAAatgacagagaaagaaaaagatCAAATACGAAAAAAGCTTAAACGTTGCCATACACAACATAAAACAACAGAACAACAGAAAGACTTAATTCGAAAGAAAACAATTCGCAGAGATAAACAATATAAAGCAAAAGAACAACAAAATCAGGCCATTTACAAGAAAACAATGCGTTTGGATAAACAATACAAAGCAACAGAACAACAGAGAGATGTAATTCGTAAGAAAACTGTGCGCttagataaaaaatataaaacaacagAACAACAGAATCAGGCCATGTACAAGATAACAATGCGTTTGGATAAACAATACAAAGCAAAAGAACAACAGAAAGATGTAATTCGAAAGAAAGCAGTACGTACAGATAAACAATACAAAGCAACAGAACAACAGAGAGATGTAATTCGAAAGAAAGCAGTGCGTTTGGATGAACAATATAAAGCAACAGAACAACAGAAAGATGTAATTCGAAAGAAAGCAGTGCGTACAGATAAACAATACAAAGCAACAGAACAACAGAAAGATGTAATTCGAAAGAAAGCAGTGCGTACAGATAAACAATACAAAGCAACAGAACAACAGAAAGATGTAATTCGAAAGAGAGCAGTGCGTTTAGATAAAGGATATAAAGCAAAAGAACAACAGAAAGACGTTATTCGAAAGAAAAACAGACGTTTAGATGAGGCATACATTTGTACAGAGAAAATCAGCAACGCTTTATTCAAGAAAAATAGACGAATTGATGCCCACtacaaacaaaaagaaagactgaaaaataaaatttcaaagtcaaagaaGCGATTAAATGTATTTCATAGACTAAAAGAGAAAGCAGCAAATGCTACCACAATGAGAAAATCCAGACTGAACATTGCATATCGTGAAAAGGAAAGGGTAAGAAACACCATTGCTATGATGAAAAGACGGACCAATGAAAATTACAGAGCAAAAGAACGTTTACATGACAACAGGCAAAAACAGAACCAAAGACACT ATAATGCTGACAGTGAACTGAACATAAACAAAGCACAAATTACAAGTAATAGGGATCAGAACCACCAGAATCTATTACATGTAACAACAAATACTGAAAAtgacacaaataaaacaagtaacACAAAAGACTGTCCTAATTTGCCAGAGCAAACAAATGTAACATCTGACACAGAATCTGATGATGAGTGGACAGAAGTGACAAACATAGATGACCGTGCTACAGGAAATCTTGATACATTACTTACACCTGAAACAACTGATATTGACAATGATGGTGCATACTGCTATGCTCCAGGAGAACGCAATAAACCGATGG AGGAAACACAAAATCAACTGAAAGAGCACTATGTCAAAATAAAGGCGGAATTGGATAATATGTGTATGGGTGATGATATCACATTTGAGGAATTTCTGTCCAAACTCAAACTTGATGAGCAAACATACATTGATGCTATTCGCTCATCTCTTGCAACTGACAAGGTTTTTCTCAAGAGAACACCAAATGATCAGAATTAA